From Patescibacteria group bacterium, a single genomic window includes:
- a CDS encoding Hsp20/alpha crystallin family protein codes for MNEKAKKFVLPLDLNEPSDFDILSSLQSAKAVFEERQFEGQLSVDVAQTAEELVVLATMAGTAPDKIELHLNNDLLTIRGERTPPLDLDAEYFYKECFWGKFSRTIVLPVEVKADSVQAQYKNGVLIIRLPKAAAGKSEIPIMVIDE; via the coding sequence ATGAATGAGAAGGCCAAAAAATTTGTGCTACCTCTTGATTTGAACGAACCAAGTGATTTTGATATTCTGTCGTCTTTGCAGTCGGCCAAAGCCGTTTTTGAGGAGCGTCAGTTTGAAGGACAATTAAGCGTTGATGTGGCGCAAACAGCCGAAGAGCTGGTGGTTCTGGCCACGATGGCCGGCACGGCTCCGGATAAAATTGAACTGCATCTCAACAACGACCTTTTAACCATCAGAGGCGAACGCACCCCGCCTTTGGATTTGGATGCCGAGTATTTTTATAAAGAATGTTTCTGGGGAAAGTTTTCACGCACAATCGTTTTGCCGGTGGAGGTGAAAGCCGATTCGGTGCAAGCCCAATATAAAAATGGAGTTTTAATAATCAGGTTGCCGAAGGCGGCTGCCGGCAAAAGTGAGATTCCGATAATGGTGATTGACGAATAA
- a CDS encoding VanW family protein, with translation MFVQDIFAKKWFKYSLISLGAVLVLAVLFFGFAFCYNQFYQDKIYPSVYVGSYSLGGMTRQEARDFVENFNNRIAREGVGFTYQSADGPKQLQLNTVSADDSSVELVRIDGEGVVAAAMSQGRGGSFLNNFFGPVIIKLFSPRVISAKVTIEQKFKDILNSALTEISDKPHNANIKITSTLPTVKYEVIPESNGMVFNYNKAVADITGSLSRLTLVPIALTKEEFKPNILTADVASILPKIDSVIGYGDLNLNYVDSQTKELKSWNVTPDVFARWIEVSKDENGNNVFALNKETVETYLETLRPFIDTPAQNAKFVVQNDKVQEFQASQSGVTLNAEKTYNDLNTVFEDRNYGSSELVKTITVSTDMADPDVQIADVNNLGISDVIGVGISTFKDSHTNRIKNIANAVKRLNGTLIKPGEVFSANKYAGPYTRENGFLPEQVIKGDKILPEVGGGMCQIGTTLFRMAMNSGMQITERRNHSLVVSYYADPVNGNPGTDATLYDPDLDLKFINDTGNYLLLSTDINYTKQQLTFTLWGKSDGRKGWYTHPIVSRWISAGEPRIITVTDGSLKPGQESCQGAFRGAVASFTYSRITSSSEKIDRVFESYYRPLPKICLVGAEPDVNTNTPGVAPGVL, from the coding sequence ATGTTCGTACAAGATATATTTGCGAAGAAATGGTTTAAATATAGTTTGATTTCCCTGGGGGCTGTTTTGGTTTTAGCCGTCCTGTTTTTTGGTTTCGCTTTTTGCTATAACCAATTTTATCAAGACAAAATTTATCCGAGTGTCTATGTTGGCAGTTATTCTTTGGGCGGAATGACCAGACAGGAAGCCAGGGATTTTGTTGAAAATTTTAATAACAGAATTGCCAGAGAGGGCGTGGGCTTTACTTATCAATCTGCCGACGGCCCCAAACAATTACAGCTTAATACCGTATCCGCCGATGACAGTTCAGTGGAACTTGTACGCATAGACGGCGAGGGCGTGGTGGCCGCGGCTATGAGCCAGGGCCGGGGCGGATCGTTTTTAAATAATTTTTTTGGACCGGTAATAATCAAATTGTTTTCGCCGCGGGTTATTAGCGCCAAAGTAACAATTGAACAAAAGTTTAAAGATATTTTAAACAGCGCGCTTACAGAGATCAGCGATAAGCCGCATAATGCCAACATCAAAATAACATCAACGTTGCCGACGGTAAAATACGAGGTCATTCCCGAAAGTAACGGCATGGTTTTTAACTACAACAAAGCCGTCGCGGATATTACCGGCAGTTTATCCCGGCTGACATTAGTTCCGATTGCGCTGACTAAGGAAGAATTTAAGCCGAATATTTTAACCGCCGATGTGGCTTCGATTTTGCCGAAAATTGACAGTGTGATCGGTTATGGGGATTTGAATTTAAATTATGTTGATTCACAGACAAAAGAATTGAAAAGTTGGAATGTAACGCCGGATGTATTTGCGCGCTGGATTGAGGTGAGCAAGGATGAAAACGGCAACAATGTATTTGCTTTAAATAAAGAGACCGTGGAAACCTACCTGGAAACACTGCGTCCTTTCATTGACACTCCGGCCCAAAATGCCAAATTTGTGGTTCAAAATGATAAAGTGCAGGAATTTCAGGCCAGTCAAAGCGGCGTTACTTTAAATGCCGAAAAAACTTATAATGATTTAAATACGGTTTTTGAAGATCGCAATTATGGGTCGTCGGAGTTGGTTAAGACGATTACCGTTTCAACTGACATGGCTGATCCGGATGTGCAGATTGCGGATGTTAATAATTTAGGCATATCAGATGTGATTGGGGTTGGCATTTCTACATTCAAAGACAGTCACACCAATAGGATCAAAAATATTGCCAATGCTGTAAAACGACTAAACGGCACCCTGATAAAACCGGGAGAAGTTTTTTCCGCAAATAAATATGCCGGACCCTACACCAGAGAAAACGGATTCTTGCCGGAGCAAGTGATAAAAGGGGATAAGATATTGCCGGAGGTTGGCGGCGGCATGTGCCAGATCGGCACCACTCTGTTTAGAATGGCCATGAACTCGGGAATGCAGATTACGGAAAGAAGAAATCATTCTTTGGTGGTTTCCTATTATGCTGATCCGGTAAACGGCAACCCGGGTACGGACGCAACTTTGTATGATCCGGATTTGGATTTGAAATTTATAAATGACACCGGAAATTATTTGTTGTTGTCAACTGATATTAATTATACCAAACAGCAGCTCACCTTTACCCTGTGGGGTAAAAGCGACGGTCGCAAGGGCTGGTATACGCATCCGATTGTCAGCCGATGGATTTCCGCCGGCGAACCGAGAATAATAACCGTCACGGACGGCAGTTTGAAACCGGGCCAAGAGTCATGCCAGGGCGCGTTTAGAGGCGCAGTGGCCAGTTTCACTTATAGCCGCATTACTTCCAGCAGTGAAAAAATTGATCGGGTATTTGAAAGTTATTACCGGCCTTTGCCGAAGATTTGTCTGGTTGGAGCCGAGCCGGATGTTAATACAAACACCCCCGGCGTAGCGCCAGGGGTGTTATAA
- the clpP gene encoding ATP-dependent Clp endopeptidase proteolytic subunit ClpP: MKDNELRSQFLIPTVIEKTSYGERAFDIYSRLLQDRIVFLGTMVDDNVANLIIAQLLFLENQSSDKDIKLYINSPGGSVTAGMAIYDTMQYIKPDVSTICIGMAASMAAVLLAAGAKGKRLALPNSEIMIHQVMGGMEGQASDIKIRAERILRIKERLNEILAKHTGKNLTQIEKDTDRDYFMDSKEALTYGLIDKVIE, translated from the coding sequence ATGAAAGACAATGAACTTAGATCACAGTTTTTAATTCCCACGGTCATTGAAAAGACCTCCTACGGCGAGCGCGCCTTTGACATCTACTCCCGTCTGCTCCAAGACCGAATCGTCTTTTTGGGCACAATGGTAGACGATAATGTGGCCAACCTGATAATCGCCCAGCTTTTGTTTCTGGAAAACCAAAGCAGTGATAAGGATATCAAGTTATATATCAATTCACCGGGCGGGTCAGTCACTGCCGGCATGGCCATTTATGACACCATGCAATATATTAAACCGGATGTGAGCACCATCTGTATCGGTATGGCCGCGAGCATGGCCGCGGTTCTCTTAGCCGCCGGCGCCAAGGGCAAAAGATTAGCTTTGCCCAATTCGGAAATAATGATCCATCAGGTTATGGGCGGCATGGAAGGACAGGCCAGCGATATCAAGATCCGGGCCGAAAGAATTTTGCGTATTAAAGAACGTCTAAATGAGATTTTGGCGAAACATACCGGCAAAAACCTTACCCAAATTGAAAAAGACACGGATCGGGACTATTTTATGGATTCAAAAGAAGCGCTCACTTACGGCTTAATTGACAAGGTTATTGAATAA
- a CDS encoding DHH family phosphoesterase has product MNGTAVQIDKHLKKANKIALVTHQNPDGDAIGSVTAMAQYLLALKKTPRIFCDTEVPERLKFLNHTDLISQNKDMLTEADTIIIMDAGDLRYAGVADIIPRLAATIINIDHHPTNEKYGHINMLNAQAAATTEILYDFFKIIGAKINRDMATSLLTGLVNDTDNFSNPATTESSLIAASQLLRLGANLNLIHSYIIRNKSINTLKLWGVVLDRLTKKDGLDLVYTYLTKKDTLEYGISEIEADGIANFLNKLYGTKISLLIKETMDGKIKGSLRTTSDDTDVSLLAKKMGGGGHKKAAGFTTDGTIESVLIKITNLI; this is encoded by the coding sequence ATGAATGGAACTGCCGTACAAATAGACAAGCATTTGAAAAAGGCGAATAAAATCGCCTTGGTTACCCATCAAAACCCCGATGGCGATGCGATTGGCTCGGTGACGGCCATGGCGCAGTATTTGCTTGCTTTAAAAAAAACACCGCGGATATTTTGCGATACGGAAGTGCCGGAAAGATTAAAATTTCTAAACCACACCGACCTGATTTCACAAAATAAAGATATGCTGACCGAGGCGGATACGATTATTATAATGGATGCCGGCGATTTGAGATATGCCGGCGTGGCCGATATTATCCCCCGGCTGGCGGCAACGATTATAAATATAGACCATCACCCGACTAACGAAAAATACGGGCATATAAATATGCTAAACGCGCAGGCGGCCGCAACCACGGAAATCCTTTATGATTTTTTTAAAATTATCGGCGCCAAAATCAACCGCGACATGGCCACATCTCTTTTAACCGGCCTGGTAAACGACACTGATAATTTTTCCAACCCGGCCACAACCGAGTCATCACTGATAGCGGCCAGCCAGCTCTTGCGTTTGGGCGCGAATTTAAATTTAATTCACAGTTATATCATCCGCAACAAAAGCATTAACACTTTAAAACTGTGGGGCGTGGTCTTGGATCGCCTGACCAAAAAAGACGGACTGGATTTGGTTTATACTTATCTGACCAAAAAAGACACCCTGGAGTATGGCATCAGCGAAATTGAGGCCGATGGCATTGCTAATTTCTTAAACAAGCTCTACGGCACGAAAATATCTTTGTTGATTAAAGAAACAATGGATGGTAAAATCAAAGGTAGTTTGCGGACAACCAGCGATGACACGGATGTTTCCCTGCTGGCCAAAAAAATGGGCGGCGGCGGACACAAAAAAGCGGCCGGATTCACCACCGACGGAACAATTGAAAGTGTTTTAATAAAAATAACTAATCTTATATGA